In Flavobacterium sp. WV_118_3, one DNA window encodes the following:
- a CDS encoding SusC/RagA family TonB-linked outer membrane protein — MRSKFKWIFTLLLAFSMQFSFAQQEKTVTGTVTEGGLPLPGVSVVIKGTTQGTQTDMDGNYSIKAKQGQVLVYTFVGMETSTVTVGASNKVNVALQSEAKQLNEVVVGALGIKKRQDAITSANQVVKSKELTQAASPNAIQSLTGKVSGLQINQTNSAVDATTRIVIRAPKSITQNNQALVVIDGVISTAAVLQQLPTEVIESVNTIKGSQGAALYGSDGVNGVLIVTTKKGSTQGQKMSISVNSSIDFSTVAYLPERQTRYGQGWDGQHYSYENGTWGPEFDGSIQPTGLPQADGSFFMLPYRSLGSDNIKKFFKTGVLTQNGVSLSSGNEDGYLFFTANKLRNEFIVQDDVLDRTNFQFKAGKKIGRWNVEGNAQYTTQESRTTSSSLYYDLLQTPTNVPIEMFENGGNLHGYSYYMRNPYWVRDNVRNQSNADVFNGIGKIGFEVNKNINVSYTAGVNLSSTKTLGYTNDYVDPYRYGNGNQSVISSLSTSNGSTRRLYADLLINFDYDLTKDLNLKVNIGNNVQDVYATSTGASGSQLAIPGLYNISNVSSVPNATNSFARSRRFAFFGNVDLGYKDYLFLNLTGRNEWVSFLDKSNNNFFYPSAGLSFIPTKAFESLKDNNVLSYAKITASIVKVGSANNIAAYEINNLYTRSTGYPFNGINSYVPNVQPTIAYNSRTNPYIKPEFYVTKEASINLGFLKDRITLDVAGYLSDNTDLITTTSASYASGNPNYTTNIGATKTKGIEIDLGITPIKTKDFTWDAKFSFSKTKTTVEKVADNTNSVAIYSPYGTYGIFAEEGEEYPIIKGFGYQRDGEGRIIVDPNTGNPLKSTELMKLGKTTPDYILGLNTSIDFKGLRLAAVMDYRTGHQYYSGTKNTLTNFGYLVDSAENGRGGFIIPNSSYLDANTGTYVANNSVVTGGGSSIGVQQYYANIYSNIDENYILDATAFKVRELSLSYAIPAKMLERTGLTSLRVGVNARNPFTVLARENRGYDDPESSINNGNAVGLASGTSNSGAGGTNQYPNTRTVGFSLNLTF, encoded by the coding sequence ATGAGATCGAAGTTTAAATGGATTTTTACGCTTTTACTAGCGTTTTCGATGCAGTTTTCGTTCGCACAACAGGAGAAAACTGTTACAGGTACAGTGACCGAAGGAGGTTTACCGTTACCTGGTGTTAGTGTTGTTATTAAAGGAACAACACAAGGCACACAAACTGATATGGATGGTAATTACTCCATCAAAGCAAAACAAGGACAAGTGTTAGTGTACACATTTGTTGGAATGGAGACTTCTACTGTAACAGTTGGAGCTTCAAACAAAGTTAACGTTGCGTTGCAATCAGAAGCAAAACAATTAAACGAAGTTGTTGTTGGAGCTTTAGGTATCAAAAAGAGACAGGATGCAATCACTTCAGCTAACCAGGTTGTTAAATCGAAAGAGTTAACACAGGCAGCTTCTCCGAATGCGATTCAGTCATTAACTGGTAAAGTATCTGGTTTACAAATCAACCAGACGAACTCTGCAGTTGATGCAACTACAAGAATCGTTATCCGTGCTCCTAAATCAATCACTCAGAACAACCAGGCTTTGGTTGTAATTGACGGAGTTATCTCTACTGCTGCTGTATTACAGCAGTTGCCAACAGAGGTTATCGAGTCGGTTAATACAATTAAAGGTTCTCAGGGAGCTGCGTTGTATGGATCTGATGGTGTTAACGGGGTATTGATTGTTACTACTAAAAAAGGATCAACTCAAGGTCAGAAAATGTCAATCTCGGTTAACTCTTCAATTGACTTTTCTACAGTTGCTTACCTTCCGGAAAGACAAACAAGATACGGACAAGGATGGGATGGACAACACTATTCTTATGAGAATGGTACTTGGGGACCAGAATTTGATGGTTCTATCCAGCCTACAGGTTTGCCACAGGCAGACGGTAGCTTCTTTATGTTGCCTTACCGTTCTTTAGGAAGTGATAATATCAAGAAATTCTTCAAAACTGGAGTGTTAACACAAAATGGTGTTTCATTATCTTCAGGAAACGAGGATGGATACCTTTTCTTTACAGCTAACAAATTAAGAAACGAGTTTATCGTTCAGGATGACGTTTTGGATAGAACAAACTTCCAATTCAAAGCTGGTAAAAAAATCGGAAGATGGAATGTTGAGGGGAATGCTCAATATACTACACAAGAGTCTAGAACTACAAGTTCAAGTTTATACTATGATTTATTACAAACGCCAACAAACGTTCCAATCGAAATGTTTGAAAACGGAGGTAACTTACATGGATATAGCTACTATATGAGAAACCCTTACTGGGTACGTGATAACGTAAGAAACCAGTCGAATGCAGACGTTTTCAACGGAATTGGAAAAATTGGTTTTGAAGTAAACAAAAACATCAACGTTTCGTACACTGCAGGTGTTAACCTTTCTAGTACTAAAACGTTAGGTTATACCAATGATTATGTTGATCCATACCGTTACGGAAATGGTAACCAGTCAGTTATTTCTTCATTGTCTACATCTAACGGATCTACAAGAAGATTGTATGCTGATTTATTGATCAACTTTGATTATGATTTAACAAAAGACCTTAACTTAAAAGTTAATATTGGTAACAACGTACAAGATGTTTATGCTACTTCAACTGGAGCATCAGGATCTCAGTTAGCAATCCCTGGATTATACAATATCTCTAACGTATCAAGTGTACCGAATGCTACAAATTCATTCGCTAGATCAAGAAGATTTGCATTCTTTGGAAACGTTGACTTAGGTTATAAAGATTATTTATTCTTGAACTTAACAGGAAGAAATGAGTGGGTATCTTTCTTAGATAAATCGAACAACAACTTCTTCTATCCATCTGCAGGTTTATCTTTCATTCCTACAAAAGCGTTTGAATCATTAAAAGATAACAACGTTCTTTCTTACGCTAAAATTACAGCGAGTATCGTAAAAGTAGGTAGTGCAAATAATATTGCTGCTTATGAGATCAATAACCTATATACAAGAAGTACAGGTTATCCATTCAATGGAATTAACTCTTATGTGCCAAACGTACAGCCAACAATCGCTTACAACTCAAGAACGAATCCTTATATCAAGCCAGAGTTTTATGTAACGAAAGAGGCTAGTATTAACTTAGGTTTCTTAAAAGATAGAATTACTTTAGATGTAGCAGGTTATTTAAGTGACAATACTGATTTGATCACAACAACAAGTGCTTCTTACGCTTCTGGTAACCCTAACTATACAACAAACATTGGTGCTACTAAAACTAAAGGTATTGAGATTGACTTAGGTATTACACCTATCAAAACGAAAGATTTCACATGGGATGCTAAATTCAGCTTCTCTAAAACGAAAACTACAGTAGAAAAAGTTGCTGACAATACAAACTCAGTAGCAATCTACTCTCCTTATGGAACTTACGGTATCTTCGCTGAAGAAGGTGAAGAATATCCAATCATCAAAGGTTTCGGATACCAAAGAGATGGAGAAGGACGTATCATCGTTGATCCAAACACTGGTAACCCACTTAAATCTACGGAGTTAATGAAGTTAGGTAAAACTACTCCGGATTACATCTTAGGTTTAAATACCTCTATTGATTTCAAAGGATTACGTTTAGCAGCTGTAATGGATTACAGAACTGGACACCAGTACTATTCAGGTACTAAAAATACATTAACTAACTTCGGTTATTTAGTTGATTCAGCTGAAAACGGAAGAGGTGGATTCATTATTCCTAACTCTTCTTACTTAGATGCTAACACTGGAACTTACGTGGCGAACAACTCTGTAGTTACAGGTGGTGGTTCTTCAATCGGAGTACAACAGTATTATGCAAACATTTATTCAAACATCGATGAGAACTACATTTTAGATGCTACTGCTTTCAAAGTACGTGAGTTATCTTTAAGCTATGCAATTCCAGCTAAAATGTTAGAAAGAACAGGTTTAACTAGCTTAAGAGTTGGTGTGAATGCGAGAAATCCATTTACAGTATTAGCTAGAGAAAACAGAGGATATGACGATCCTGAATCATCAATTAATAATGGTAATGCTGTAGGTTTAGCTTCTGGTACTAGTAATAGTGGAGCAGGAGGAACTAACCAGTATCCAAACACTAGAACTGTTGGTTTCAGTCTTAACTTAACGTTTTAA
- a CDS encoding ribonuclease HII — MLLQNYSKLTLEAGTDEAGRGCLAGPVTAAAVILPDNVIIEKLNDSKKLSEITREKLKHIIEEVALCFKVIHLEPEIIDEINILNASIQAMQTCLINLNPTPNYIIVDGNRFKPVQDIPYSCIVKGDSKYLSIAAASVLAKTYRDEYMNRIHEEYPMYNWKKNKGYPTIEHREAIRKYGTTPYHRKSFRLLPEQLKLEL; from the coding sequence ATGCTGCTACAGAATTACTCTAAGTTAACATTGGAAGCCGGAACCGACGAGGCCGGAAGAGGCTGTCTAGCCGGTCCTGTTACCGCTGCAGCCGTGATTTTACCGGATAATGTGATCATCGAAAAGCTAAACGATTCGAAGAAATTGTCCGAAATTACACGGGAAAAACTAAAACACATAATAGAAGAAGTAGCGCTGTGTTTTAAAGTAATTCACCTCGAACCCGAGATTATCGACGAGATCAACATCCTCAATGCTTCGATACAAGCCATGCAAACCTGCCTTATCAACCTAAACCCAACTCCCAATTATATTATCGTGGACGGCAACCGTTTTAAACCGGTTCAGGACATTCCCTATAGCTGTATCGTTAAAGGCGATAGCAAATACCTAAGTATTGCTGCTGCTTCGGTTCTGGCCAAAACCTATCGCGACGAATATATGAATCGCATACATGAAGAATATCCCATGTACAACTGGAAAAAAAACAAAGGCTACCCTACTATCGAACACCGGGAAGCGATTCGAAAATACGGAACCACACCTTATCACCGGAAGTCGTTTCGCCTACTTCCGGAACAATTAAAACTGGAATTATAA
- the lipB gene encoding lipoyl(octanoyl) transferase LipB, with amino-acid sequence MNKQIVLRDLGLKDYKEVWDYQESLFKEILDIKIANRREEKEEVTPNYFLFVEHPHVYTLGKSGDFANLLLNEKQLADKGASYYKINRGGDITYHGPGQVVGYPILDLENFFTDIHKYLRFLEEAIIRTLAEYGLQCERSEGETGVWLGVGTPFARKICAMGVRASRWVTMHGFALNVNSDLGYFDNIIPCGIKDKAVTSLHVELGVAKVDEEEVKAKIKKHFAALFEAEIKD; translated from the coding sequence ATGAACAAACAGATTGTATTACGGGATCTCGGATTAAAAGATTATAAAGAGGTTTGGGATTATCAGGAATCTTTATTTAAAGAGATTCTGGATATCAAGATTGCTAACAGGAGAGAAGAAAAAGAGGAGGTAACGCCCAATTATTTTTTATTTGTAGAACACCCACATGTGTATACGCTTGGGAAAAGTGGTGACTTTGCGAATCTGTTGCTTAATGAAAAACAGTTGGCCGATAAAGGTGCTTCTTATTATAAAATTAACCGTGGCGGTGATATTACCTATCACGGACCGGGACAAGTGGTTGGTTATCCGATTCTGGATCTGGAGAACTTTTTTACCGATATTCATAAATACCTTCGTTTTCTGGAAGAAGCTATCATTCGAACCCTTGCAGAATACGGATTGCAGTGTGAGCGAAGCGAAGGGGAAACCGGAGTATGGCTTGGGGTAGGTACGCCGTTTGCGCGAAAAATATGTGCGATGGGAGTGCGCGCTTCGCGATGGGTAACGATGCATGGGTTTGCGCTAAATGTAAATTCTGATTTGGGTTATTTTGATAATATCATCCCATGTGGCATAAAAGACAAGGCGGTTACTTCCTTACATGTAGAGTTGGGTGTTGCAAAAGTGGATGAGGAAGAAGTAAAGGCAAAAATTAAAAAACATTTTGCGGCCTTGTTTGAGGCAGAAATCAAAGACTAA
- the lysS gene encoding lysine--tRNA ligase, whose amino-acid sequence MQLSEQEIIRREKLGKLKELGINPYPANLFPVNHTSKQVKETFEEGKKVIVAGRLMSARVQGKASFAELQDSEGRIQLYINRDEICPDDDKTLYNEVFKKLIDLGDFIGIEGELFTTQVGEKTLRAKNITLLSKTLRPLPLPKVDADGNVFDAFTDPELRYRMRYVDLVVNPQVKEVFIKRTKLFNAMRTFFNDKGYFEVETPILQSIPGGAAARPFITHHNSLDIPLYMRIANELYLKRLIVGGFDGVYEFSKNFRNEGMDRTHNPEFTAMEIYVAYKDYNWMMEFTENLLEYCALQVNGTTKATFGEHTVDFKAPYARVSMTDAIKHFTGFDITGKTETELRAAAQSMGIAVDDTMGKGKLIDEIFGEKCEGNFIQPTFITDYPKDMSPLTKEHRDNPELTERFELMVCGKEIANAYSELNDPIDQRERFESQLALSERGDDEAMFIDNDFLRALEYGMPPTSGLGIGMDRLIMFLTNNPSIQEVLFFPQMRPEKKAVQIELEDEEKAIIAILEKNANTLELAELKNQAGLSGKKWDKAMKALAQHGLTKVVVAGDSKVVELQS is encoded by the coding sequence ATGCAACTTTCAGAACAAGAAATCATCAGAAGAGAAAAACTGGGTAAGTTGAAAGAACTTGGAATAAACCCATATCCCGCCAATTTGTTTCCCGTGAACCACACGTCGAAGCAGGTCAAGGAAACTTTTGAGGAAGGAAAGAAGGTAATTGTGGCCGGCCGTCTGATGTCTGCCCGCGTACAAGGGAAAGCTTCTTTCGCCGAATTACAGGATAGCGAAGGCCGTATCCAGTTATACATTAACCGCGATGAGATTTGTCCGGACGATGACAAGACACTTTACAACGAGGTTTTCAAAAAACTAATCGACCTGGGTGATTTTATCGGGATCGAAGGAGAATTGTTTACCACTCAGGTAGGCGAAAAAACCTTACGCGCCAAAAACATCACGTTATTAAGCAAAACCTTACGTCCTTTACCATTACCTAAAGTAGATGCCGATGGTAATGTTTTCGACGCTTTTACCGATCCGGAATTGCGTTACCGTATGCGTTATGTCGATTTGGTTGTAAATCCGCAGGTTAAAGAAGTATTTATCAAAAGAACCAAATTGTTCAATGCGATGCGTACGTTTTTTAACGACAAAGGTTATTTTGAAGTAGAAACGCCAATATTACAGTCAATCCCGGGTGGTGCGGCCGCAAGACCGTTTATCACGCACCACAATTCCCTGGATATTCCCCTATATATGCGAATTGCCAACGAATTGTATCTAAAAAGACTAATCGTAGGTGGTTTCGACGGTGTATATGAGTTCTCCAAAAACTTCCGTAACGAAGGAATGGACCGAACCCATAACCCGGAGTTTACCGCTATGGAAATCTATGTAGCTTATAAAGACTACAATTGGATGATGGAATTTACCGAAAATCTTTTGGAATATTGCGCCCTTCAGGTGAACGGTACTACAAAAGCTACTTTCGGCGAGCATACGGTTGATTTTAAAGCACCTTATGCACGTGTTTCGATGACAGATGCCATCAAACATTTTACCGGCTTTGATATTACCGGAAAAACAGAAACCGAATTACGGGCTGCAGCCCAATCGATGGGAATTGCCGTAGATGATACGATGGGTAAAGGAAAATTGATCGACGAGATTTTTGGTGAAAAATGTGAGGGTAATTTTATCCAGCCAACTTTTATCACTGATTATCCGAAAGATATGAGTCCGCTAACCAAAGAACACCGCGACAACCCGGAATTAACCGAGCGTTTCGAATTGATGGTATGCGGAAAAGAAATCGCCAATGCATATTCCGAGCTAAACGATCCAATCGATCAGCGGGAACGTTTTGAATCGCAGTTGGCCTTATCCGAAAGAGGTGATGATGAAGCGATGTTTATTGATAACGATTTCTTACGTGCATTAGAATACGGAATGCCCCCAACATCTGGTTTAGGTATCGGTATGGACCGTCTGATTATGTTTTTAACCAACAATCCATCGATTCAGGAAGTGCTATTTTTCCCACAAATGCGTCCGGAGAAAAAAGCCGTACAAATCGAATTGGAAGACGAAGAAAAAGCAATTATTGCGATCTTAGAGAAAAATGCCAACACACTGGAATTAGCCGAATTAAAAAATCAGGCCGGATTAAGTGGTAAAAAATGGGATAAAGCCATGAAAGCTTTAGCACAACACGGATTAACCAAAGTGGTTGTAGCCGGCGACAGTAAAGTCGTAGAATTACAATCCTAA
- a CDS encoding transporter produces MKKYCLLVVLFWSVFTYATEKDSLGINPYQNYFRSLEYFEECDACGCSASGGSLGFSSMLNTNFVGIRYFNQRYKSNDGLFSDSPWYEENFNTIQVWGRIPIVKKVQVSVLVPYHFHNRETVTGKQDISGLGDLTVLGMYTVYETVKDSAVFSHSIQLGAGVKAPTGKYREFTNGSVNPSFQVGTGSWDYIFATEYVLKKGALGLNTMGSYTVKTENEKYYRFGNQFNYSSTVFYFLNSEKYVFVPQLGVAGEVYGNNYQYKQLLRNTAGDILFGKAGIEIGRDKFSFGANLMVPINQNLTGGRVEAQYRWSVNLNYTL; encoded by the coding sequence ATGAAAAAATATTGTCTATTAGTAGTACTTTTTTGGAGTGTGTTTACCTACGCGACAGAGAAGGATAGTTTGGGGATAAATCCGTATCAAAACTATTTTCGCTCACTCGAATATTTCGAAGAATGTGATGCCTGTGGTTGTTCGGCCAGTGGTGGAAGTCTGGGGTTTTCGTCGATGCTGAATACCAATTTTGTAGGGATACGCTATTTTAACCAGCGGTATAAAAGTAACGACGGATTGTTTTCGGATTCGCCGTGGTATGAAGAGAATTTTAATACCATTCAGGTGTGGGGACGCATTCCGATTGTGAAAAAAGTTCAGGTTTCCGTATTGGTGCCGTATCATTTTCATAATCGGGAAACCGTAACCGGCAAGCAGGATATATCCGGTTTGGGCGACCTTACGGTATTGGGGATGTACACGGTATATGAAACGGTTAAAGATAGCGCAGTGTTTTCGCATTCGATACAATTAGGTGCCGGAGTAAAAGCGCCTACTGGAAAATATCGCGAATTTACCAATGGAAGTGTAAACCCGAGTTTTCAGGTGGGAACCGGAAGTTGGGATTATATTTTTGCGACAGAATATGTGTTAAAAAAGGGGGCTCTCGGATTAAACACTATGGGGAGTTATACCGTTAAAACTGAAAATGAGAAATATTATCGTTTCGGAAATCAGTTTAATTATTCGTCAACAGTATTCTATTTTTTAAATAGTGAGAAGTATGTATTTGTACCGCAATTGGGTGTTGCCGGAGAAGTGTACGGGAACAATTATCAATACAAACAATTGCTTCGAAATACGGCGGGAGATATCCTTTTTGGAAAAGCGGGAATCGAGATCGGACGGGATAAGTTTTCGTTTGGCGCCAATCTGATGGTACCGATAAATCAAAATCTTACCGGTGGCAGAGTGGAAGCACAATACCGTTGGAGTGTGAACTTAAATTATACTTTATGA
- a CDS encoding cytochrome c peroxidase gives MKRIRTLLFLLLPFLWSCSNDDSPEAYQNIPIDFKAPTNFPALSYNLQNNPLTEKGFELGKKLFYDGRLASDGLVSCGFCHIQEDAFTHHGHSFSHGVGDNIGTRNAPPIQNLAFQRAYMWDGATTHLDLQPLIPLTSEIEMNGNLAEIVSMMKGDATYQKLFRQAFPDGMINSENMLKALGQFMVMLTSSNSKFDKFRRGEPGGTLSADEQDGYGIFKQKCAGCHATDLFTDDTYRNNGLPINPMINDVGRYRVTELPQDNYKFKVPSLRNIEKTAPYMHDGRFSTLEAVLNHYSNGVLDSPTLDPALKANGALGIPLTATEKTKLVAFLKTLTDHEFLTDRRFSEF, from the coding sequence ATGAAAAGAATCAGAACACTACTATTCCTGTTGCTGCCGTTTTTATGGAGCTGCTCGAATGATGATAGTCCTGAAGCCTACCAAAACATTCCGATCGATTTTAAAGCACCGACCAATTTCCCGGCCTTGAGCTATAATTTGCAAAACAATCCGCTAACGGAAAAAGGTTTTGAATTAGGGAAAAAACTGTTTTACGACGGTCGACTGGCATCGGACGGATTGGTATCCTGTGGTTTTTGTCACATTCAGGAAGATGCGTTTACACATCACGGACATTCTTTTAGTCATGGTGTGGGCGATAATATCGGAACCCGTAATGCACCACCGATCCAAAACCTCGCTTTTCAGCGGGCTTATATGTGGGACGGAGCAACAACACATCTGGATTTACAACCGTTGATTCCGCTAACCAGTGAAATCGAAATGAACGGGAATCTGGCGGAAATTGTCAGTATGATGAAAGGCGATGCGACCTATCAGAAACTATTCAGACAGGCGTTTCCCGACGGAATGATCAATTCTGAAAACATGCTCAAAGCATTGGGGCAATTTATGGTCATGTTGACCTCGTCCAATTCAAAATTTGACAAATTCAGAAGAGGAGAACCGGGCGGGACTTTAAGCGCTGACGAACAGGATGGCTATGGGATTTTTAAGCAAAAATGTGCCGGTTGTCATGCTACGGATTTATTTACCGATGATACCTATCGTAATAACGGTTTACCGATTAACCCGATGATCAATGATGTGGGGCGCTACCGCGTAACCGAGTTGCCACAGGATAATTACAAATTTAAAGTGCCAAGTTTGCGGAATATCGAAAAAACGGCACCTTATATGCACGACGGACGTTTTTCGACACTGGAAGCGGTTTTAAATCACTATTCCAACGGTGTGTTGGATTCGCCTACATTGGATCCGGCATTAAAGGCTAATGGCGCTTTAGGAATTCCGTTAACGGCAACTGAAAAAACGAAACTTGTAGCCTTTTTGAAAACACTAACGGACCACGAGTTTTTAACGGATCGCCGGTTTTCGGAATTTTAA
- a CDS encoding MbnP family protein, producing MKFKLLNTVIAVALAIALGSCSTDNDVVNSTEGSGSLKIKFDHRYGDVDFIMGAPYTTSQGETIKVDNIKYIVSNIVLTKEDGSVYVYPKSKSYFIIKEQTPSLFTIELTDVPAGNYKTVKFGIGVDQEQFNLGAAGQGDFLAQAQSEGMMWSWSAGYKFLAFEGNFTSATVTDPTLFKVHTGQTGTNYNYTEVSLNMPDKALVRPTITPQVHVMADLSKILDGATKINLSPQPNIMGGAVLASITANVATMFSVDHVHND from the coding sequence ATGAAATTCAAATTATTAAACACTGTTATAGCGGTAGCATTGGCTATTGCATTGGGATCTTGTAGTACTGATAACGATGTGGTAAACTCCACCGAAGGAAGCGGAAGCTTAAAAATAAAATTTGACCACCGTTATGGGGATGTCGATTTTATCATGGGCGCGCCGTATACCACCTCTCAGGGTGAGACGATTAAAGTAGATAACATCAAATATATTGTAAGCAATATTGTGCTGACAAAAGAAGATGGATCGGTCTATGTATACCCAAAAAGCAAAAGCTATTTTATTATAAAAGAACAAACGCCAAGTTTGTTTACCATCGAATTAACCGATGTTCCGGCGGGGAATTATAAAACCGTAAAATTCGGTATTGGTGTCGATCAGGAGCAATTTAACTTAGGAGCTGCCGGTCAGGGCGATTTTCTGGCACAAGCACAATCCGAAGGCATGATGTGGTCGTGGAGTGCGGGTTATAAATTCCTGGCTTTCGAAGGTAATTTTACCTCGGCTACCGTAACCGATCCGACACTATTTAAAGTACATACGGGACAAACCGGAACGAACTATAACTACACAGAAGTTTCCTTAAACATGCCGGATAAAGCATTGGTACGACCAACCATTACCCCGCAGGTTCACGTGATGGCCGATTTGTCGAAAATCCTGGATGGAGCCACAAAAATCAACTTGTCACCACAACCAAATATCATGGGTGGTGCTGTTTTGGCTTCGATTACAGCCAATGTGGCTACCATGTTTTCTGTTGATCACGTTCATAATGACTAA
- the hemL gene encoding glutamate-1-semialdehyde 2,1-aminomutase produces MLYTRSSQLFAEASEVLPGGVNSPVRAFKSVGGTPIFAKEAKGAYLYDEDGNRLIDYINSWGPMLLGHAYEPVVTAVIEKAKKGTSFGMPTELETEIAKLAISMVPGIEKIRFVNSGTEACMSAVRLARGFTNRDKIIKFAGCYHGHSDSFLIQAGSGAITFGAPNSPGVTQGTAKDTLLARYNDLDNVRSLLEANKNEIAAIIIEPVAGNMGCVPPQEGFLKGLRALCDEHGALLIFDEVMTGFRLSKGGAQELFGINADIVTFGKVIGGGLPVGAFAARNEIMNYLAPLGPVYQAGTLSGNPLAMAAGLAMLQDINTNEGLFERLEQKTAYLEKGIREQLEKAGVVFTINRVGSMISVHFDERPVVDFDTAKNGDNESFKKFFHGLLQEGIYIAPSAYETWFITDALTYEDLDFTIAAVGKVAATL; encoded by the coding sequence ATGTTATATACAAGAAGCAGTCAGCTGTTTGCTGAAGCGTCAGAAGTGTTACCGGGCGGTGTGAATTCACCCGTTCGTGCCTTTAAATCGGTTGGAGGAACACCAATTTTTGCCAAAGAAGCCAAGGGGGCCTATTTGTATGATGAAGATGGAAATCGTCTTATCGATTATATCAATTCCTGGGGACCGATGCTTTTAGGGCATGCCTATGAACCCGTAGTAACGGCAGTAATTGAAAAAGCAAAAAAAGGAACCTCATTCGGAATGCCAACAGAATTGGAAACGGAAATCGCCAAACTGGCCATTTCGATGGTACCCGGAATCGAGAAAATCCGATTTGTAAATTCCGGAACCGAAGCCTGTATGAGTGCTGTCCGACTGGCACGTGGTTTTACCAATCGCGATAAAATCATAAAATTTGCCGGATGTTACCACGGTCATTCCGATTCGTTCCTGATTCAGGCCGGAAGCGGCGCCATTACATTTGGAGCTCCAAACAGTCCCGGAGTAACACAGGGAACCGCAAAAGATACTCTTTTGGCCCGTTACAACGATCTGGATAATGTACGTTCGCTGTTGGAAGCCAATAAAAACGAAATCGCGGCCATTATTATAGAACCGGTTGCCGGAAATATGGGATGTGTGCCGCCACAGGAAGGCTTTTTAAAAGGATTGCGGGCACTTTGCGACGAACATGGGGCTTTGTTGATATTTGATGAGGTAATGACCGGATTTCGTCTGTCAAAAGGTGGTGCACAGGAATTGTTCGGAATTAACGCCGATATCGTAACATTTGGAAAAGTAATCGGTGGTGGTTTGCCGGTGGGTGCTTTTGCCGCACGAAATGAAATTATGAATTATCTGGCGCCATTAGGACCGGTATACCAGGCGGGAACTTTGTCCGGAAATCCGTTGGCAATGGCGGCAGGTTTGGCCATGTTACAGGATATCAATACCAATGAAGGACTTTTTGAACGATTGGAACAAAAAACGGCTTATCTGGAAAAAGGAATCCGTGAACAGTTGGAAAAAGCAGGTGTTGTATTTACGATTAATCGTGTCGGTTCAATGATTTCGGTTCATTTTGACGAAAGACCGGTAGTGGATTTCGATACCGCTAAAAATGGCGATAATGAAAGCTTTAAAAAATTCTTCCACGGATTGTTACAGGAAGGAATCTATATCGCACCGTCGGCCTATGAAACCTGGTTTATTACAGATGCATTGACCTACGAAGATCTCGATTTTACAATTGCAGCCGTAGGAAAAGTAGCCGCGACACTTTAA